A single genomic interval of Porphyromonas sp. oral taxon 275 harbors:
- the rplF gene encoding 50S ribosomal protein L6, with protein sequence MSRIGKLPVSIPAGVTVTVKDGVVTVKGAKGELSQAVDARIAVAVEEGQVVVSRQSDERQERSLHGLYRALIHNMVVGVSEGFSKTLELVGVGYRASNQGQLLELSLGFTHNIFLQLPKEINVETKSERNKNPLIILSSADKQLLGQVCSKIRSFRMPEPYKGKGIRFEGEVVRRKSGKSAGK encoded by the coding sequence ATGTCAAGAATAGGTAAGCTCCCAGTGAGCATCCCCGCAGGTGTGACCGTCACGGTAAAGGATGGTGTCGTCACTGTCAAGGGGGCTAAGGGCGAACTCAGCCAGGCTGTAGACGCTCGTATCGCAGTAGCGGTAGAAGAAGGTCAGGTCGTCGTCAGCCGTCAGAGCGACGAGCGCCAGGAGCGCTCGCTGCACGGTCTCTATCGCGCCCTGATCCACAACATGGTGGTAGGCGTGAGCGAAGGCTTCTCCAAGACGCTCGAGCTCGTAGGTGTCGGTTATCGTGCATCCAACCAGGGTCAGCTCCTCGAGCTCTCGCTGGGCTTCACGCACAACATCTTCCTCCAGCTGCCTAAGGAGATCAACGTAGAGACGAAGTCGGAGCGTAACAAGAACCCTCTGATCATCCTCTCCAGCGCAGACAAGCAGCTGCTCGGTCAGGTGTGCTCCAAGATCCGCTCCTTCCGTATGCCTGAGCCTTATAAGGGTAAGGGTATCCGTTTCGAGGGCGAAGTCGTCCGTCGTAAGTCGGGTAAGAGCGCAGGTAAGTAA
- a CDS encoding DUF695 domain-containing protein, whose amino-acid sequence MGINIKELEQNWGLYMQEVDDKPAVIRTNLALIELTPSAEYAQRIQFAVYYRTPTERGLPTEEENPMLWEVEDALYECMETLDVIYAGVMKWNNRVNFFLYAKSAEGIEEALVKALDDKFPDYKCQLWVDEDVAWECYLELLYPDRYSLQEIANSRVLRALISEGDDVSKERYVEHWAYFSSKESAEQFLGKVVAEGFEVFTTNVLDSEDEFPYQVGVARRDVPEDIHPVTWLLLDVAEELGGYYDGWACGKAEA is encoded by the coding sequence ATGGGAATTAACATCAAGGAACTAGAACAGAATTGGGGCCTCTATATGCAGGAGGTCGATGACAAGCCTGCGGTGATCCGCACCAACCTGGCTCTGATCGAGCTTACCCCCAGCGCGGAGTACGCCCAGCGGATTCAGTTTGCCGTCTACTATCGTACGCCTACGGAGCGCGGACTCCCTACGGAGGAGGAGAACCCAATGCTTTGGGAGGTGGAGGATGCCCTGTATGAGTGCATGGAGACGCTTGATGTCATCTACGCAGGGGTCATGAAGTGGAACAACAGAGTAAACTTCTTCCTCTATGCCAAGAGCGCGGAAGGGATCGAAGAGGCCTTGGTAAAGGCCTTAGACGACAAGTTCCCCGACTACAAGTGCCAGCTGTGGGTAGACGAAGACGTGGCGTGGGAGTGCTATCTAGAGCTACTCTATCCCGATAGGTATTCCCTGCAGGAGATTGCCAATAGTAGGGTGCTGCGAGCTCTCATCAGCGAGGGCGACGATGTGAGCAAGGAGCGCTACGTGGAGCACTGGGCCTACTTCAGCTCCAAGGAGTCGGCGGAGCAGTTCCTCGGCAAGGTGGTCGCTGAGGGCTTCGAGGTCTTCACGACCAATGTCCTCGACTCGGAGGACGAATTTCCCTATCAGGTCGGAGTCGCTCGCCGAGACGTCCCCGAGGATATCCATCCTGTTACCTGGCTCTTGCTCGATGTGGCCGAGGAGCTCGGTGGCTACTATGATGGCTGGGCCTGCGGTAAGGCTGAGGCATGA
- a CDS encoding class I SAM-dependent methyltransferase codes for MNEIKIEGLGAVQETLIIPLAMRAIDAADQRPILGDRRAEELYHRVSYDREKFAPRRSPSYYGCLQRARYIDAELVRYAQQLHAEGRDFVLVNAGCGLDTREQRIAAKTFGAAHYAVDFPEVVALRRGLLGDEEHAIGCDLLESGWVEQLAAEVGERCWVLVAIEGVFAYLTREQIQRVLQLLETHFAGRCVVVFDALSSFWAGRTKMHDTLKKMEACFTGGIDSEADIVALVPRAHFDRKVAVMDLMAEVWWPARLMRLHKPSRYSTQIFTFTL; via the coding sequence ATGAACGAGATCAAGATCGAGGGACTGGGTGCCGTCCAGGAGACCCTCATCATCCCGCTGGCGATGCGGGCCATTGATGCTGCCGATCAGCGGCCCATCCTCGGGGATCGCCGTGCCGAGGAGCTCTATCATCGCGTGAGCTACGATAGGGAGAAGTTCGCCCCGCGGCGTAGCCCCAGCTACTACGGCTGCCTGCAGCGGGCGCGCTATATAGATGCGGAGCTGGTGCGCTATGCCCAGCAGCTGCATGCTGAGGGGCGGGACTTCGTCCTCGTCAATGCGGGCTGCGGGCTCGATACACGGGAGCAGCGGATCGCGGCGAAGACCTTCGGCGCGGCGCACTACGCGGTGGACTTCCCCGAGGTCGTAGCGCTGCGGCGCGGGCTGCTTGGGGACGAGGAGCACGCGATAGGCTGTGACCTACTGGAGTCGGGCTGGGTGGAGCAGCTGGCAGCCGAGGTGGGGGAGCGCTGCTGGGTGCTTGTGGCCATCGAGGGCGTCTTTGCCTACCTCACGCGGGAGCAAATCCAGCGTGTGCTACAGCTCCTCGAGACGCACTTCGCGGGTCGCTGCGTCGTCGTCTTCGACGCGCTGAGCAGCTTCTGGGCGGGGCGTACGAAGATGCACGACACGCTAAAGAAGATGGAGGCGTGCTTCACGGGCGGCATCGACTCCGAGGCCGATATCGTGGCGCTCGTGCCTAGGGCACACTTCGATCGTAAAGTGGCCGTCATGGACCTGATGGCCGAGGTGTGGTGGCCTGCGAGGCTGATGCGGCTGCATAAGCCCTCGCGCTACAGCACGCAGATCTTCACCTTCACGCTCTAG
- the rpsH gene encoding 30S ribosomal protein S8: protein MTDPIADYLTRLRNAVKAGHRVVEIPASNLKKEITKILFDKGYILNFKFVEDGPQGSIKVALKYDRSGKINALKALKRVSRPGLRKYVGYREMPRVLNGLGIAILSTSKGVMTDKEASQLKVGGEVLCYIY, encoded by the coding sequence ATGACAGATCCTATTGCAGATTACCTGACGCGCCTGCGTAATGCAGTGAAGGCCGGTCACCGTGTGGTCGAGATCCCCGCGTCTAATCTAAAGAAAGAGATCACGAAGATCCTTTTCGACAAGGGCTACATCCTGAACTTCAAGTTCGTCGAGGATGGTCCCCAGGGCAGCATCAAGGTAGCGCTCAAGTATGACCGCAGCGGCAAGATCAATGCCCTGAAGGCTCTGAAGCGTGTCTCTCGCCCAGGTCTCCGTAAGTATGTCGGCTATCGTGAGATGCCCCGCGTACTCAATGGTCTCGGTATCGCTATCCTCTCTACTTCGAAGGGTGTCATGACCGACAAGGAAGCTTCGCAGCTCAAGGTGGGCGGTGAGGTACTATGTTACATCTACTAA